A window from Drosophila subobscura isolate 14011-0131.10 chromosome O, UCBerk_Dsub_1.0, whole genome shotgun sequence encodes these proteins:
- the LOC117898510 gene encoding protein mini spindles isoform X1, with translation MAEDTEYKKLPVEERCVHKLWKARVDGYEEAAKLFRELDDEKSPEWSKFAGLIKKMVVDSNALAQEKGLEAALIFVENSGLAGRTVGDVMSGIVQKCIAAPKTKTKELSVLVTLMYVEIEKQETVVEELVKGMDHKNPKIVSACVAAVTLALREFGNKVVGVKPLIKKLAPLMSDRDKAVRDEGKQLAVEIYRWIGAAMKAQIATLPQVTLKELEDEFEKLKGERAEPSRYLKSQQEKQAKIAETAASEDVYNEEDGDAGAEEMDPLDLLDPVDILSKMPKDFYDKLEEKKWTLRKESLEALEKLLTDHPKLESGEYGTLVNALRKVITKDSNVVLVALAGKCLAMLAKGLVKRFSNYASGCVPSLLEKFKEKKPNVVAALREAMDAIYMSTSLEAQQEAIVESLANKNPSVKSETALFLARALCRTQPTALNKKLLKLMATNLVKTLNEPDPTVRDSSAEALGTLMKLVGEKTLEPLLADVDPLKMSKIKECYEKAEIKVKIVGPKKETRPASAPQSKAGGAARPTAGSAAPKAVSRPATSGARKLVKKNPAAAAPAAAAASKAAPGKALATERDMASEEVQAKSEEILPAEILSGLVDSNWKTRLAAVEQLLGEVPSYDAKQPGISQVLVRTVSGRKPGLKEMNFQVLKLKLDIIRSVAETYPLTTITVDHVINEITEKLADAKNGPVAGDVLSAFAEATKLEYVVGRVLGFAFEQKSPKVQSEAFNWVAKAITEFGFQMQPKMLIEDVRKGVQSTNPTVRGAAIQLVGTMSMYIGSALMMFFDSEKPALKSQIQTEFDKNVGEKPPRPVRGAQRGSGGGASTPDGGDDDDETGGQEEDMACNMADLLPRVDIAPQITEALLKEMSDKDWKMRNEGLTKLQAIITESRLIKPSIGDLAPALAHRLVDSNAKIAQTTLSICEQLATAMGSGCRNHVRTLFPGFLHALGHGKDFVRAAALSCINTFGEKGGYKEFFESEMIADALKGPSTALKVELWAWLAEKLPGIPPKTISKEDLNSMVPQLYAHICDRTADVRKNANEAVLGVMIHLGFEAMNRALDKQKPASKAAILAALEKARPNLPVKPLPKGKQQAPILEDPVKKTVRGGGAAGGAGAGAQKAPNSRATLVGEKAAAPSRKKEEDVDTSPLLAVNTAKNQRLLDEQKMRVLKWTFTTPREEFNELLREQMTVASVNKALMANMFHDDFRYHLKVIEQLSDDLASNGKALICNLDLILKWLTLRFYDTNPSVLLKGLDYLMQVFQMLVGVEYILGENEAASFVPHLLLKIGDPKDTVRNGVRRVLRQVLLVHPYGKIFPYVMDGLKSKNARQRTECLDELSFLIESYGVGICSNASIKDISRQISDRDNSVRNAALNCMVQVFFLTGEKLYKQLNHLNEKDLSMLDERIKRAKKTYKPPSAAAAEMPSGGGGGGKLAAQPVLQQQESIEIEDAVVGNGYGDELPPPSDGLQQESSQKEGNGTNVTAYLYSLTRQATFDQAPSSQLLQLQQQLQQLQQQAQQKRPSGPFGLDSQVIADIEKDWVRVDHMEFKQLPSVDISLLYEPIKVIPTRGGVQYPQDKFDRLISRQHYMQQTLTTPPSANASMASGISPYRSPPRNQQQYQQHMDNHMPNLADVLPKHDPQLVKVIKAVSSTDTMKARAAINELAAIIESPEKQAVLRDYEEIFIQNALAQLKNLSQLPTAQSLVIYQPLLSILYTFFHANILGKTLSVACIKNLMSALLHLMADPKLANGEDSQYNKVINGICLKVLDKVNFTNLNCALIRLLRETCPVAGLPKFTDLLMKCIWRNVKMLPERSNELNYDAVILEAHEFMLALPSSWWQTRPSDTPLRTVKTIVHNMAKVKGNAILQHLNQIPTHSELHTYLIRILKNFQKDGSSAGTGASPQRAKEIASKRISHQTHDTVSQIFKLISDRDTKQQGLQKLYDFKQQNPDIDLSTFLQGSSVTFHKYIEEGLAEIERSQKGMSGSAGQAPDNRMAAATRSYLTDANNHQNQNAGAEHDADFWMDRLQYLMGGGVGVGGKMMSTRHTSDDGSRMMMDNKVADENLCLSSMNSQKASLIRREKPDVSPNRLQHIQAKLAQIKKENHAQ, from the exons ATGGCCGAGGATACGGAGTACAAGAAGCTGCCGGTGGAGGAGCGTTGCGTACACAAGTTGTGGAAGGCCCGCGTCGATGGCTACGAGGAGGCAGCCAAGCTCTTCCGCGAACTGGACGACGAAAAGTCCCCGGAATGGTCCAAGTTTGCGGGACTCATCAAGAAAATGGTTGTGGACTCGAATGCCTTGGCCCAGGAGAAGGGTCTCGAGGCGGCGCTTATATTCGTGGAGAACAGCGGCCTCGCCGGTCGCACTGTCGGCGATGTGATGTCGGGCATTGTCCAGAAGTGCATTGCCGCACcaaagaccaagaccaaggaGCTCTCTGTGCTGGTCACGCTCATGTACGTGGAGATTGAGAAGCAGGAGACTGTTGTCGAGGAGCTGGTCAAGGGCATGGACCACAAGAACCCCAAAATTGTGTCCGCCTGCGTGGCAGCCGTCACCCTGGCTCTGCGTGAGTTTGGTAACAAGGTTGTGGGCGTCAAGCCGCTGATCAAGAAGCTCGCTCCACTCATGTCCGACCGCGACAAGGCGGTGCGCGACGAAGGCAAGCAGCTGGCCGTGGAGATCTATCGCTGGATCGGTGCCGCCATGAAGGCACAGATTGCCACCCTGCCGCAGGTGACACTTAAAGAGCTGGAAGATGAATTTGAGAAGCTCAAGGGAGAGCGTGCTGAGCCCTCCAG ATATCTCAAGTcacagcaggagaagcaggcaAAAATCGCAGAGACTGCGGCCAGCGAGGATGTGTATAATG AAGAGGATGGTGATGCTGGGGCTGAAGAAATGGATCCCTTGGATCTGCTTGATCCTGTCGACATACTGTCCAAGATGCCCAAGGACTTTTACGATAAACTCGAGGAAAAGAAGTGGACTCTGAGGAAGGAGTCTTTAGAGGCGTTGGAGAAACTGCTTACCGATCATCCAAAGCTGGAGAGCGGCGAGTACGGAACTCTGGTGAATGCACTGAGGAAGGTGATCACCAAGGACTCCAATGTGGTCCTGGTGGCACTGGCTGGCAAGTGTCTGGCCATGTTGGCCAAAGGATTGGTCAAGCGCTTCTCCAACTATGCATCG GGCTGTGTGCCATCGTTGCTGGAAAAATTCAAGGAGAAGAAACCCAATGTGGTGGCTGCCCTACGGGAGGCCATGGATGCAATTTACATGTCCACATCGCTGGAGGCCCAGCAGGAGGCCATTGTCGAGTCGCTGGCCAACAAGAATCCTAGTGTCAAGTCAGAGACGGCTCTCTTCCTGGCCCGCGCGCTGTGCCGCACCCAGCCCACGGCCCTGAACAAGAAGCTGCTCAAGCTGATGGCCACCAATCTGGTGAAGACCTTAAATGAGCCGGATCCCACGGTGCGCGACAGCAGCGCCGAGGCCCTGGGCACTCTGATGAAGCTGGTGGGTGAGAAGACGCTGGAGCCACTGCTGGCCGATGTGGATCCCCTCAAGATGAGCAAGATCAAGGAGTGCTACGAAAAGGCAGAGATTAAGGTGAAGATTGTCGGCCCCAAGAAGGAGACGCGGCCAGCCTCTGCTCCGCAATCCAAGGCGGGAGGAGCAGCCCGGCCCACAGCAGGCAGTGCGGCACCCAAGGCAGTGTCCCGCCCCGCCACATCGGGTGCTCGCAAGTTGGTTAAGAAGaatcctgcagctgcagctccggctgctgccgccgcctccaagGCAGCTCCCGGCAAAGCGCTGGCCACCGAGCGTGATATGGCCTCGGAGGAGGTGCAGGCCAAGTCGGAGGAGATTTTGCCAGCCGAAATACTCAGCGGATTGGTGGACTCCAATTGGAAGACTCGCCTGGCTGCCGTAGAACAGCTGCTGGGCGAGGTACCCAGCTACGATGCCAAGCAGCCGGGCATTTCTCAGGTGCTGGTGCGCACCGTCAGCGGCCGCAAGCCCGGCCTGAAGGAGATGAACTTCCAAGTGCTCAAACTGAAGCTGGACATCATACGCAGCGTCGCAGAGACCTATCCCCTGACCACCATCACCGTGGATCATGTCATTAATGAGATCACAGAGAAACTGGCGGATGCCAAGAATGGACCGGTCGCTGGCGATGTCCTGTCTGCCTTTGCGGAGGCCACCAAGCTGGAGTACGTGGTGGGCAGGGTCCTCGGCTTTGCCTTTGAGCAAAAGTCACCAAAAGTGCAGTCGGAGGCCTTCAATTGGGTGGCCAAGGCCATCACGGAGTTTGGCTTCCAGATGCAGCCCAAGATGCTCATCGAGGACGTTCGCAAGGGCGTGCAGAGCACCAATCCTACGGTGCGCGGTGCCGCCATCCAGCTGGTAGGCACCATGTCCATGTACATTGGCAGCGCCCTCATGATGTTCTTCGACAGCGAGAAGCCCGCTCTGAAGTCGCAGATTCAAACGGAATTCGATAAGAATGTGGGCGAGAAGCCGCCACGGCCAGTGCGTGGAGCACAGCGGGGCAGTGGTGGCGGAGCCAGCACGCCGGATGGcggcgatgacgacgacgagaCTGGCGGCCAGGAGGAGGACATGGCCTGCAACATGGCGGATCTGCTGCCACGAGTGGACATCGCACCGCAGATCACGGAGGCACTACTGAAGGAAATGTCCGACAAGGACTGGAAGATGCGCAACGAGGGACTCACGAAGCTGCAAGCCATCATCACGGAGTCGCGGCTCATCAAGCCGTCCATCGGAGACCTGGCGCCCGCTCTGGCCCACCGTCTCGTAGACTCGAATGCGAAGATTGCACAGACGACGCTCTCCATCTGCGAGCAGCTGGCCACGGCCATGGGCTCTGGGTGCCGCAACCATGTGCGCACTCTCTTCCCGGGCTTCCTGCATGCTCTGGGCCATGGCAAGGATTTCGTGCGGGCCGCCGCCCTCAGCTGCATCAATACGTTCGGCGAGAAGGGCGGCTACAAGGAGTTCTTCGAGAGCGAAATGATTGCCGATGCCCTGAAGGGTCCCTCGACGGCCCTCAAGGTGGAGCTGTGGGCGTGGTTGGCGGAGAAGCTGCCAGGGATTCCACCCAAAACGATTTCCAAGGAGGATCTCAACTCGATGGTGCCACAGCTGTATGCCCACATCTGCGATCGAACGGCCGATGTGCGGAAGAACGCCAACGAGGCGGTGCTCGGGGTCATGATTCACCTGGGATTCGAGGCCATGAACCGGGCGCTGGACAAACAGAAGCCCGCCTCCAAAGCGGCCATTCTGGCAGCGCTCGAGAAGGCGCGTCCCAATCTGCCCGTCAAGCCGCTGCCCAAGGGCAAACAGCAGGCGCCCATACTCGAGGATCCCGTGAAGAAGACAGTACGTGGTGGTGGAGCCGCTggaggagcgggagctggCGCACAGAAGGCGCCCAATTCCAGGGCCACTCTCGTAGGTGAGAAGGCGGCTGCACCCTCAcgcaagaaggaggaggatgtgGACACATCGCCACTGCTGGCTGTTAACACGGCCAAGAACCAGCGACTCCTTGACGAGCAGAAGATGCGTGTCCTCAAGTGGACCTTCACCACGCCCCGCGAGGAGTTCAACGAACTACTCCGCGAACAGATGACGGTGGCGAGCGTGAACAAGGCGCTGATGGCCAACATGTTCCACGACGATTTTCG TTATCACTTGAAAGTCATCGAACAGTTGAGCGATGATTTGGCCAGCAATGGCAAGGCATTGATCTGCAATCTGGATCTGATACTCAAATGGTTGACGCTGCGCTTCTACGATACGAACCCTTCAGTGCTGCTCAAGGGTCTCGACTATCTGATGCAGGTCTTCCAGATGCTCGTCGGCGTGGAGTATATCCTGGGGGAGAACGAGGCCGCAAGCTTTGTGCCTCATTTGTTGCTCAAG ATTGGTGATCCCAAGGATACGGTACGCAATGGCGTGCGTCGGGTCCTGCGACAGGTTCTGTTGGTCCATCCCTATGGCAAGATCTTCCCCTACGTCATGGATGGCCTCAAGTCGAAGAATGCCCGCCAGCGCACCGAGTGCCTTGATGAGCTCAGCTTTCTGATTGAATCGTATGGCGTGGGCATCTGTTCGAATGCCTCCATCAAGGACATCTCTCGCCAGATCTCCGATCGCGACAACTCTGTGCGCAACGCGGCCCTCAACTGCATGGTGCAAGTGTTTTTCCTCACCGGCGAGAAGCTCTACAAGCAGCTCAACCATCTCAACGAAAAGGATCTCTCCATGCTGGACGAACGCATCAAGCGGGCCAAAAAGACATACAAACCGCcatcggcagcagccgcagaaatGCCaagcggtggtggtggtggcggcaagCTGGCAGCACAGCCCGTTctacagcagcaggaaagcaTCGAAATCGAGGACGCTGTGGTGGGCAATGGTTATGGAGATGAGTTGCCGCCGCCAAGCGATGG CTTGCAGCAagaaagcagccaaaaggagGGAAATGGCACGAATGTGACGGCCTATTTGTACTCCCTGACTCGACAGGC CACCTTCGACCAGGCCCCGTCCTCACAGCTGCtccaattgcagcagcaactgcaacagctgcagcagcaggcccagcaAAAGCGGCCCAGTGGACCCTTTGGATTGGACTCGCAGGTCATCGCAGACATCGAGAAGGATTGGGTGCGCGTGGATCATATGGAGTTCAAGCAGCTGCCCTCAGTGGACATATCGCTGCTGTACGAGCCCATCAAGGTGATACCCACGCGTGGAGGCGTCCAGTATCCGCAGGATAAATTCGATCGCCTCATCTCGCGTCAGCACTACATGCAGCAAACTCTCACAACGCCCCCCTCAGCCAATGCCAGCATGGCCAGCGGCATCTCGCCCTATCGTAGTCCCCCGCGCAATcagcagcagtaccagcagcaCATGGACAACCATATGCCAAA CCTGGCTGATGTCCTGCCCAAGCATGACCCACAGCTGGTGAAGGTGATCAAGGCTGTCAGCAGCACAGACACCATGAAGGCACGTGCAGCCATCAACGAGCTGGCGGCCATCATTGAGTCCCCTGAGAAGCAGGCCGTGCTGCGCGACTACGAAGAAATCTTCATCCAAAATGCGCTGGCACAGTTGAAG aATCTTTCACAGCTGCCGACGGCACAGTCTTTGGTGATTTATCAGCCGCTTTTGTCCATTTTGTATACCTTTTTCCATGCCAACATTCTGGGCAAAACGCTGAGCGTGGCCTGCATCAAGAATCTCATGTCTGCGCTGCTTCATTTGATGGCCGATCCCAAGTTGGCCAACGGCGAGGACAGCCAGTACAACAAGGTGATCAATGGCATTTGTCTGAAAGTGCTGGACAAGGTTAATTTCACGAATTTAAATTG TGCCCTCATTCGCTTGCTGCGTGAAACCTGCCCGGTGGCAGGGCTGCCCAAATTCACGGATCTGCTGatgaaatgcatttggcgAAACGTCAAGATGCTGCCAGAGCGCAGCAATGAGCTGAACTACGATGCCGTGATATTGGAGGCGCACGAATTCATGCTGGCActgcccagcagctggtggcagACACGGCCATCAGACACGCCGCTGCGCACAGTCAAGACGATTGTCCACAACATGGCCAAGGTGAAGGGGAATGCCATACTGCAGCATCTCAATCAGATACCCACACACTCGGAGTTGCACACGTATTTGATACGCATCCTGAAG AATTTCCAAAAGGATGGCTCTTCGGCAGGGACTGGTGCCTCGCCACAAAGAGCCAAGGAGAT